In a genomic window of Salminus brasiliensis chromosome 12, fSalBra1.hap2, whole genome shotgun sequence:
- the tlcd4b gene encoding TLC domain-containing protein 4-B yields the protein MDTRELSVVAGSFIGFQLFFSGVSPLVSAVLTEGYGKLPPHKLNEWNSRLVSTVHALIVGLFCLYILWFDDAVNEDPVWGDPNLVKLNVAITCGYLLYDLLLLACNWSTMGDSFFVCHHLAALYAYGYVLTRGVLPYFANFRLISELSTPFVNQRWFFDVLAYPRSHRLVVANGVAMAVAFFLVRIAVMPPYWAKVFGTFGTPAFERLGLGAQVAWIVSCVCLDILNVVWMYKIARGCYKVITGSGGKKKGSKVQPNHVNNHTD from the exons ATGGATACGAGAGAGTTGTCCGTGGTGGCTGGAAGCTTCATCGGGTTCCAGCTTTTCTTCTCTGGCGTCAGCCCTCTAGTGTCGGCTGTTTTAACAGAGGGCTATGGAAAACTCCCACCTCATAAGCTCAATGAGTGGAACTCCAg GTTGGTGTCCACTGTCCACGCACTGATTGTGGGTCTCTTCTGCCTCTACATCCTGTGGTTTGATGACGCTGTAAATGAAGACCCTGTCTG GGGAGACCCCAATTTGGTGAAGCTTAATGTCGCCATAACCTGTGGCTACCTGCTGTATG ATTTACTGCTACTGGCTTGCAACTGGAGCACCATGGGAGACAGCTTTTTTGTGTGTCACCACTTGGCGGCACTCTATGCATATGGATATGTGCTG aCACGTGGAGTGCTTCCGTATTTTGCAAACTTCCGTCTTATTTCAGAATTATCAACGCCGTTTGTGAACCAAAG GTGGTTCTTCGATGTTCTGGCCTACCCTCGTTCCCACCGGCTGGTGGTGGCTAACGGGGTGGCCATGGCGGTGGCTTTCTTCCTGGTGCGGATCGCTGTGATGCCTCCTTACTGGGCGAAGGTTTTCGGCACTTTCGGCACACCGGCCTTCGAGAGGCTTGGCCTGGGGGCCCAGGTTGCCTGGATAGTTTCCTGCGTGTGCCTGGATATACTCAACGTGGTCTGGATGTACAAGATCGCCCGTGGCTGCTACAAGGTCATCACTGGCTCAGGAGGCAAGAAGAAAGGAAGCAAGGTGCAGCCTAACCACGTGAACAACCACACGGACTGA